The DNA segment TGCAAGTGGGACAGACCAGGAAAGCGGCGGATTTTGTTGCGGTCCACATCGATCACGGCCAGAAGGTGCATGGCGAGCAACACTGGCGGGAACTCACACAGCTGGTTCCCGGCTAGCCAGATACTCCTCAGCTCTTCTAACCCACCGAGCTCCATGGGCAGTTTGCTTATCTGGTTGTACCCCAGATGGAGCGTCTTGAGGTTGGGGAGGTCGCAGACCACACTGGGGAACTCAGTGAAACAGTTAGTCTCCAACCACAGGGTATTAAGTTCTTTCAGCTCGCCCAGCTCCCGGGGGAGGCACCAGAGCTGGTTGTTGCCCAGATACAAGATGTTAAGCTGAGGTAGCTGACACACAGCCGCAGGCAGCTCCTCGAAACAGTTGAAGTCAAGAGCTAAGAGCTGCAACTTCCTCAGGCCCTGCAAGTCTGCAGG comes from the Salmo trutta chromosome 4, fSalTru1.1, whole genome shotgun sequence genome and includes:
- the lrrc10 gene encoding leucine-rich repeat-containing protein 10: MMGNVIRGAVAFIPSERCQRFLVGDLKEMPLDRTLDLSKLQLRRLPVAACLFNELVKLYLSGNNLSTLPADLQGLRKLQLLALDFNCFEELPAAVCQLPQLNILYLGNNQLWCLPRELGELKELNTLWLETNCFTEFPSVVCDLPNLKTLHLGYNQISKLPMELGGLEELRSIWLAGNQLCEFPPVLLAMHLLAVIDVDRNKIRRFPGLSHLQGLKLVIYDHNPCVNAPVVGEGVRRVGRWADSSDDEEDGEDGSKVCETPTEVKELASEGQLDSLLEKGCGSI